From Phragmites australis chromosome 5, lpPhrAust1.1, whole genome shotgun sequence, a single genomic window includes:
- the LOC133919296 gene encoding uncharacterized protein LOC133919296, producing MASTWCLSAPPVAAAPCALGASASASGGVALARVAVPVRRRRRWDALVVCMAPDEEKITRRSPLDFPIEWERPKPGRRPDIFPKFSPMKTPLPHPLPADDPLDDDEEEEEEEQPPQEEPQEDDPDKEEPEEDDPDKPTE from the exons ATGGCGTCGACGTGGTGCCTATCCGCCCCGCCAGTGGCGGCGGCTCCATGCGCTCTcggcgcctccgcctccgcctccgggGGCGTCGCCCTCGCGCGGGTGGCTGTCCCCGTCAGGAGGCGCCGCAGGTGGGACGCGCTCGTGGTCTGCATGGCCCCTGATGAGGAGAAGATTACGCGGCGCTCGCCCCTCGATTTCCCCATC GAATGGGAGAGACCAAAGCCTGGGAGGAGACCTGATATCTTCCCAAAGTTCAGCCCTATGAAGACACCGTTGCCCCATCCATTACCAGCTGATGATCCTCTCGATgacgatgaagaagaggaagaggaagaacaaccACCTCAGGAGGAACCACAAGAGGATGATCCAGACAAGGAAGAACCTGAGGAAGATGACCCGGACAAGCCAACTGAGTAA